From the genome of Triticum aestivum cultivar Chinese Spring chromosome 3B, IWGSC CS RefSeq v2.1, whole genome shotgun sequence, one region includes:
- the LOC123064485 gene encoding uncharacterized protein, whose translation MKRTRAQNPKAQDTEPQDPAAAAAGSNPNPKPQRRAKQPRQPKAGATGGKKTAAAREAAAMAATAAAAASSIAVASPAADMAPVVPDVCVAGVGGGGEVACGLPAEWDEMDGSPWWTFGVEEEKLLGWFPFVEEDFLSVGGGAGPAAAEPFDDDIWRIHQIYEIPSYAAK comes from the coding sequence ATGAAGCGGACCAGGGCGCAGAACCCCAAGGCCCAGGACACGGAGCCGCAGGACCCCGCGGCCGCAGCCGCCGGGAGCAACCCCAACCCGAAGCCGCAGCGCCGGGCCAAGCAGCCGAGGCAGCCCAAGGCGGGGGCAACGGGGGGCAAGAAGACGGCCGCGGCTCGCGAGGCCGCCGCGATGGCCGCGACGGCTGCCGCTGCCGCTTCTTCCATCGCCGTAGCCTCCCCTGCTGCGGATATGGCGCCGGTCGTCCCCGACGTCTGCGTCGCCGGCGTCGGAGGAGGGGGGGAGGTGGCGTGCGGCCTGCCGGCGGAGTGGGACGAGATGGACGGGTCGCCGTGGTGGACGTTCGGGGTGGAGGAGGAGAAGCTGCTGGGGTGGTTCCCGTTCGTGGAGGAGGACTTCCTGTccgtcggcggcggcgccggccccgccgccgccgagcccttcGACGACGACATCTGGCGGATCCACCAGATCTACGAGATCCCCAGCTACGCCGCCAAGTGA